In Amia ocellicauda isolate fAmiCal2 chromosome 7, fAmiCal2.hap1, whole genome shotgun sequence, one genomic interval encodes:
- the g6pd gene encoding glucose-6-phosphate 1-dehydrogenase isoform X1, producing MGSRASAEKMSAAATPVPLSRSEVFGQLRRELFEDEEFRQSDTHIFIILGASGDLAKKKIYPTLWWLFRDRLLPEDTHFVGFARSNLTVDDIRVHCLPYLKASEAEQEKLSRFFQRNSYLSGRYGEEESFRRLDAHLGALPRGAAANRLFYLALPPSVYQDVTRNIRHTCMSSKGWNRVIVEKPFGKDLESSDRLSQHLSTLFTEDQIYRIDHYLGKEMVQNLMVLRFGNRIFGPIWTRDSVACVVLTFKEPFGTQGRGGYFNEFGIIRDVMQNHLLQMLSLVAMEKPASTSSDDVRDEKVKVLKSVQPLSLDNVVLGQYVGEPNGEGEARLGYLDDETVPPDSSTPTFAAAVLYVQNERWDGVPFVLRCGKALNERKAEVRLQFRDVPGDIFSSHCKRNELVVRVQPDEAVYAKMMTKKPGMSMQPEEAELDLTYHSRYKDVKLPDAYERLILDVFCGSQMHFVRSDELREAWRIFTPLLHQIEAEKTQPLPYTYGSRGPVEADELLKKVGFRYEGTYKWVNPHRL from the exons ATGGGAAGCCGGGCGAGTGCTG AGAAGATGAGTGCTGCCGCGACGCCGGTTCCTCTGAGCCGCTCCGAGGTGTTTGGTCAGCTGCGGAGGGAACTGTTTGAGGATGAGGAGTTCAGACAGTCTGACACGCATATCTTCATCATTCTGGGTGCTTCG gGAGACCTGGCGAAGAAGAAGATCTACCCCACACTGTG GTGGTTGTTCAGGGACAGGCTGCTGCCCGAGGACACTCACTTCGTGGGCTTCGCTCGCTCCAACCTGACTGTGGACGACATCCGCGTGCATTGCCTGCCCTACCTGAAG GCCTCTGAGGCGGAGCAGGAGAAGCTGTCTCGGTTCTTCCAGCGAAACTCCTACCTGTCTGGTCGCTATGGGGAGGAGGAGTCGTTCCGCCGGCTGGACGCTCACCTGGGAGCTCTGCCCCGCGGCGCCGCGGCCAACCGGCTCTTCTACCTGGCACTGCCACCCAGCGTGTACCAGGACGTCACACGCAACATCCGCCACACCTGCATGAGCAGCAA gggctGGAATCGGGTGATTGTGGAGAAGCCCTTTGGGAAGGACTTGGAGAGCTCGGACCGCCTGTCTCAGCACCTGTCCACCCTGTTCACTGAGGACCAGATCTATCGCATTGACCACTACCTGGGCAAGGAGATGGTGCAGAACCTCATGGTGCTCCG ATTTGGGAACAGGATCTTCGGGCCGATCTGGACCCGGGACAGTGTAGCCTGTGTGGTTCTGACCTTCAAGGAGCCTTTCGGGACGCAGGGCCGGGGCGGGTACTTCAACGAGTTCGGCATCATCCG ggaTGTGATGCAGAATCATCTGCTTCAGATGCTCAGTCTGGTTGCTATGGAGAAGCCGGCATCCACCAGCTCTGATGATGTCAGAGACGAGAAG GTCAAGGTGTTGAAGAGTGTTCAGCCCCTCTCTCTGGACAACGTTGTTCTGGGTCAGTATGTGGGCGAGCCGAACGGGGAGGGTGAAGCCCGGCTCGGGTACCTTGATGATGAAACCGTGCCCCCCGACTCCAGCACCCCCACCTTCGCCGCCGCGGTGCTGTACGTGCAGAACGAGCGCTGGGATG GCGTGCCGTTCGTGCTGCGCTGCGGGAAGGCTCTGAACGAGCGCAAGGCCGAGGTGCGGCTGCAGTTCCGGGACGTCCCGGGGGACATCTTTTCCTCCCACTGCAAGCGCAACGAGCTGGTGGTGCGCGTCCAGCCCGACGAGGCCGTCTACGCCAAGATGATGACCAAGAAGCCAGGCATGTCGATGCAGCCAGAGGAGGCCGAGCTGGACCTCACCTACCACAGCCGCTACAAG gATGTGAAGTTGCCTGATGCCTATGAGCGTCTGATTCTGGACGTGTTCTGCGGAAGTCAGATGCACTTTGTCCGCag tgatgAGCTCAGGGAGGCTTGGCGGATCTTCACTCCTCTGCTGCACCAGATCGAGGCCGAGAAAACGCAGCCGCTGCCCTACACCTACGGCAG CCGGGGGCCGGTGGAGGCAGATGAGCTGCTGAAGAAGGTGGGGTTCCGCTATGAAGGCACTTACAAATGGGTGAACCCCCACCGACTGTGA
- the g6pd gene encoding glucose-6-phosphate 1-dehydrogenase isoform X2: MDHLSAQGGYVVVVLGSSGDLAKKKIYPTLWWLFRDRLLPEDTHFVGFARSNLTVDDIRVHCLPYLKASEAEQEKLSRFFQRNSYLSGRYGEEESFRRLDAHLGALPRGAAANRLFYLALPPSVYQDVTRNIRHTCMSSKGWNRVIVEKPFGKDLESSDRLSQHLSTLFTEDQIYRIDHYLGKEMVQNLMVLRFGNRIFGPIWTRDSVACVVLTFKEPFGTQGRGGYFNEFGIIRDVMQNHLLQMLSLVAMEKPASTSSDDVRDEKVKVLKSVQPLSLDNVVLGQYVGEPNGEGEARLGYLDDETVPPDSSTPTFAAAVLYVQNERWDGVPFVLRCGKALNERKAEVRLQFRDVPGDIFSSHCKRNELVVRVQPDEAVYAKMMTKKPGMSMQPEEAELDLTYHSRYKDVKLPDAYERLILDVFCGSQMHFVRSDELREAWRIFTPLLHQIEAEKTQPLPYTYGSRGPVEADELLKKVGFRYEGTYKWVNPHRL; the protein is encoded by the exons ATGGACCATCTCTCTGCTCAGGGCGGCTATGTTGTGGTGGTGCTGGGCAGCTCG gGAGACCTGGCGAAGAAGAAGATCTACCCCACACTGTG GTGGTTGTTCAGGGACAGGCTGCTGCCCGAGGACACTCACTTCGTGGGCTTCGCTCGCTCCAACCTGACTGTGGACGACATCCGCGTGCATTGCCTGCCCTACCTGAAG GCCTCTGAGGCGGAGCAGGAGAAGCTGTCTCGGTTCTTCCAGCGAAACTCCTACCTGTCTGGTCGCTATGGGGAGGAGGAGTCGTTCCGCCGGCTGGACGCTCACCTGGGAGCTCTGCCCCGCGGCGCCGCGGCCAACCGGCTCTTCTACCTGGCACTGCCACCCAGCGTGTACCAGGACGTCACACGCAACATCCGCCACACCTGCATGAGCAGCAA gggctGGAATCGGGTGATTGTGGAGAAGCCCTTTGGGAAGGACTTGGAGAGCTCGGACCGCCTGTCTCAGCACCTGTCCACCCTGTTCACTGAGGACCAGATCTATCGCATTGACCACTACCTGGGCAAGGAGATGGTGCAGAACCTCATGGTGCTCCG ATTTGGGAACAGGATCTTCGGGCCGATCTGGACCCGGGACAGTGTAGCCTGTGTGGTTCTGACCTTCAAGGAGCCTTTCGGGACGCAGGGCCGGGGCGGGTACTTCAACGAGTTCGGCATCATCCG ggaTGTGATGCAGAATCATCTGCTTCAGATGCTCAGTCTGGTTGCTATGGAGAAGCCGGCATCCACCAGCTCTGATGATGTCAGAGACGAGAAG GTCAAGGTGTTGAAGAGTGTTCAGCCCCTCTCTCTGGACAACGTTGTTCTGGGTCAGTATGTGGGCGAGCCGAACGGGGAGGGTGAAGCCCGGCTCGGGTACCTTGATGATGAAACCGTGCCCCCCGACTCCAGCACCCCCACCTTCGCCGCCGCGGTGCTGTACGTGCAGAACGAGCGCTGGGATG GCGTGCCGTTCGTGCTGCGCTGCGGGAAGGCTCTGAACGAGCGCAAGGCCGAGGTGCGGCTGCAGTTCCGGGACGTCCCGGGGGACATCTTTTCCTCCCACTGCAAGCGCAACGAGCTGGTGGTGCGCGTCCAGCCCGACGAGGCCGTCTACGCCAAGATGATGACCAAGAAGCCAGGCATGTCGATGCAGCCAGAGGAGGCCGAGCTGGACCTCACCTACCACAGCCGCTACAAG gATGTGAAGTTGCCTGATGCCTATGAGCGTCTGATTCTGGACGTGTTCTGCGGAAGTCAGATGCACTTTGTCCGCag tgatgAGCTCAGGGAGGCTTGGCGGATCTTCACTCCTCTGCTGCACCAGATCGAGGCCGAGAAAACGCAGCCGCTGCCCTACACCTACGGCAG CCGGGGGCCGGTGGAGGCAGATGAGCTGCTGAAGAAGGTGGGGTTCCGCTATGAAGGCACTTACAAATGGGTGAACCCCCACCGACTGTGA